The Halalkalibacter krulwichiae genome has a segment encoding these proteins:
- a CDS encoding YdbC family protein, whose protein sequence is MAELKFEITEQIAVLSESPKGWTKELNLISWNGREPKYDIRDWDPNHEKMGKGVTLSNEELLKLKESLTRV, encoded by the coding sequence ATGGCTGAACTAAAGTTCGAAATCACTGAACAGATTGCGGTATTGTCTGAATCTCCGAAAGGATGGACGAAAGAATTGAATCTCATTAGCTGGAACGGCCGTGAGCCGAAGTACGACATTCGTGACTGGGATCCGAACCATGAGAAGATGGGGAAGGGTGTTACCTTGAGCAATGAAGAATTACTAAAACTAAAGGAATCATTAACAAGGGTTTAG
- a CDS encoding ATP-dependent nuclease has product MKITSLKIKNFRCFGEIEKQINLSDITTLIGSNSSGKTAALQALQKMFGMTQNERRLVKGDFYVSNEVDINAIKELSLYIEIKIEFPELENEGNDGEYSVPAFFSHFTVDSLDQKPYVRMRLEGNWYSDNTPDGDIQQRLFFINVPDGEEVTEESLLPVSPHQRSKIQMLYVPAIREPIKQLKNASGTILSRILNSISWPEDMNQQIKDEMSSVNDLFNNIEGVDGIKEIIGQHWKKYHSDSRYNEAKLEFNSTTLETILSKIEVQFSPSVESNPYTIDKLGDGLQSLFYLSIVSSLLDVEGKISRDSGAALTILAVEEPENHISPHLLGKVVENLNEISQISNAQVLLTSHSESIIKNISPEDLCHLRIDKSTGSTIVNSIELPSKSADAYTYIKEAIKAYPEVYFAKLVVLGEGDTEEIIIPKLLQVKEISSYDTGISIVPLGGRHVNHMWRLLNQLDIPHITLLDLDLERGGGGWSRIKYVIKELIENGKDRNKLLETDEGILLEDEFNDMHEWEINVTKITSWIEKLESYNVFFSSPIDIDFLMLERFPSEYKETMRIGPRLPDKEEDPDNYRKKVTSSIQATLKNENATGFTYSEEQHELMVWYNSLFLGRGKPSTHIDALAKISDSELIESKRQIIHTFH; this is encoded by the coding sequence TTGAAAATTACTTCTCTTAAAATTAAAAACTTTAGATGCTTTGGTGAAATAGAAAAGCAAATTAATCTATCAGATATTACAACATTAATTGGTAGCAATAGTTCTGGAAAAACAGCCGCACTTCAGGCGTTGCAGAAGATGTTTGGCATGACGCAGAATGAACGTAGACTTGTAAAAGGGGACTTTTATGTTTCTAATGAAGTAGATATTAATGCAATAAAAGAATTGAGTTTATACATAGAAATTAAAATTGAGTTTCCTGAACTAGAGAATGAGGGTAATGATGGCGAGTACAGTGTACCTGCATTTTTCTCGCATTTCACTGTAGATTCTTTAGATCAAAAACCATATGTAAGAATGAGATTAGAAGGTAATTGGTATTCAGATAATACTCCCGATGGTGATATTCAACAAAGGTTGTTTTTTATAAATGTTCCAGATGGTGAGGAAGTTACAGAAGAATCTCTTCTCCCAGTATCTCCACATCAACGTTCCAAAATTCAAATGCTTTACGTTCCTGCTATTAGAGAGCCGATAAAACAGTTAAAGAATGCTTCAGGGACCATTCTTTCAAGAATTTTAAATAGTATCAGTTGGCCAGAAGATATGAATCAACAAATAAAGGATGAAATGAGTTCAGTTAATGATCTATTCAATAATATTGAAGGGGTAGATGGAATAAAAGAGATAATAGGGCAACATTGGAAAAAATACCATAGTGACTCACGGTATAATGAGGCTAAACTTGAGTTCAATAGTACTACACTAGAAACGATATTAAGTAAAATAGAGGTGCAATTTTCACCATCTGTTGAATCTAATCCCTATACCATTGATAAGTTAGGTGACGGGTTACAATCTTTATTTTATTTATCCATTGTATCATCTTTATTAGATGTAGAGGGGAAAATTTCAAGAGACTCAGGTGCAGCACTAACTATTTTAGCTGTTGAGGAACCGGAAAATCATATATCTCCACATTTACTGGGGAAGGTCGTAGAAAACTTAAATGAGATATCACAAATTAGTAATGCACAAGTTTTATTAACATCTCATAGTGAATCTATAATTAAAAATATTTCACCAGAAGATTTATGTCATTTAAGAATTGATAAATCAACAGGATCTACTATTGTAAACAGTATTGAACTACCTAGTAAAAGTGCAGATGCTTACACATATATAAAAGAGGCTATTAAAGCATATCCAGAAGTTTACTTTGCAAAACTTGTAGTTCTAGGTGAAGGAGATACTGAAGAGATAATTATACCAAAATTATTACAAGTAAAAGAAATTTCATCATATGACACAGGAATTTCAATAGTGCCATTAGGTGGAAGACATGTAAATCATATGTGGAGATTACTTAATCAATTAGATATACCTCATATAACGTTATTAGATTTAGATTTAGAACGAGGTGGTGGTGGTTGGAGTAGGATTAAGTATGTAATTAAAGAACTAATCGAAAATGGTAAGGATAGAAATAAATTATTGGAAACTGATGAAGGAATTTTATTAGAAGACGAATTCAATGACATGCACGAGTGGGAAATTAACGTTACCAAAATAACTTCTTGGATTGAAAAGTTAGAAAGTTATAATGTCTTTTTTTCAAGTCCAATAGATATTGATTTTCTTATGCTTGAAAGATTTCCGTCTGAATATAAAGAAACAATGAGGATAGGCCCTAGATTACCTGATAAGGAGGAAGACCCAGATAATTATAGAAAAAAGGTCACATCATCGATTCAAGCTACACTAAAAAATGAAAATGCTACTGGCTTTACATATTCGGAGGAACAACATGAATTAATGGTATGGTACAACTCTCTATTTTTAGGTAGAGGTAAACCAAGTACTCATATTGATGCTCTAGCAAAGATATCCGATAGCGAGTTAATAGAAAGTAAGCGTCAAATAATACACACATTCCATTAG
- a CDS encoding UvrD-helicase domain-containing protein, giving the protein MIKEELWKPTDGIVLEEAAYQVVRNQENTLVIAGPGAGKSELLAQRASYLLETNICKDPQKILAISFKVDAADNLKKRVEKRMGGELAKRFESRTFDSFAKTILDRFRLTLPSGWRPDAEYNLVFNDRELMDIAIGYIKNEHPNFPNWRYEIKADRLVRSLTKDPLHLLGEREDDLYGWVTKELWKVMIKGASSLQCSLTFPMISRLAEYILNLNSFIKSALRLTYSHIFLDEFQDTTYVQYDLLKVAFLGSSSVLTAVGDDKQRIMGWAGAMANSFQVYSSDFKAQNFQLTFNHRSAPRLLEVQNVLSEAINHNAFHVRCTDKWAKDDGVCEVWTFNDYVQEAKYIARFLNVKLESIKPRDICIIVKQQESVYAKQIIEELKKVGINSRIEKDYQDLLSEEYVQLIVNTLYLTIFKSSPARWQEIIKLISELNGIDYNEDLKAMWGIEEEFQTFISQLKSKMNSISDIHNEIPQILDDIIDYFSLIKFKNYYPKYSVGNLLKNTREKFHQKILESYIEHGEWDKAIQDFLGDYSIPIMTIHKSKGLEYECVFFIGLEDDAFWSFRSQSDSDMRAFFVALSRAKSEVYFTFSEIREIMKYRKLQTTHQSRSIISSLYGLLVTANVETKNL; this is encoded by the coding sequence ATGATAAAAGAGGAATTATGGAAACCAACTGATGGGATAGTTCTAGAGGAAGCTGCTTATCAAGTTGTAAGGAACCAAGAGAATACATTGGTAATTGCTGGGCCGGGGGCAGGGAAGTCAGAGTTGCTAGCCCAACGTGCTTCCTATTTATTGGAGACAAATATATGTAAAGATCCTCAAAAGATACTTGCTATCAGTTTTAAGGTTGATGCAGCAGATAATTTAAAAAAGAGAGTAGAAAAGAGGATGGGTGGCGAATTAGCGAAAAGGTTTGAGTCCAGAACATTTGATTCTTTTGCTAAAACCATTCTAGATAGATTTAGACTAACGTTACCAAGCGGATGGCGTCCAGATGCAGAGTATAATCTGGTTTTTAATGATCGAGAATTAATGGATATTGCCATTGGATATATTAAAAACGAACATCCTAACTTTCCGAATTGGCGATATGAAATAAAAGCTGATCGTTTGGTGAGAAGTTTAACTAAAGATCCATTGCATTTACTTGGCGAAAGAGAAGATGATTTATACGGTTGGGTAACAAAAGAACTATGGAAAGTAATGATTAAAGGAGCTTCATCTCTCCAATGTTCATTAACATTTCCTATGATATCTAGGTTAGCAGAATATATATTAAACCTTAATTCATTTATAAAGTCTGCACTAAGATTGACTTATAGTCATATTTTTCTTGATGAATTTCAAGATACGACCTATGTTCAGTATGATTTGCTAAAGGTAGCGTTCTTAGGATCGAGTTCTGTTCTAACTGCGGTTGGTGATGATAAACAAAGAATTATGGGTTGGGCAGGGGCAATGGCTAACTCATTTCAGGTCTATTCTTCTGATTTTAAAGCACAAAATTTCCAATTAACTTTTAACCATCGTTCTGCTCCTAGATTGTTAGAAGTACAAAACGTATTATCTGAAGCAATTAATCACAATGCTTTTCATGTAAGGTGTACTGATAAGTGGGCAAAAGATGATGGAGTTTGTGAAGTGTGGACTTTTAATGATTATGTTCAAGAAGCAAAATACATCGCAAGGTTTTTAAATGTAAAACTTGAATCAATTAAACCACGTGATATTTGTATAATTGTTAAGCAGCAAGAGAGTGTTTATGCAAAGCAAATTATTGAGGAATTAAAAAAGGTAGGAATTAATTCAAGGATTGAAAAAGATTATCAAGATTTATTGTCGGAAGAATATGTTCAATTAATAGTAAATACACTTTATCTTACGATCTTTAAAAGTTCTCCAGCAAGATGGCAAGAAATTATTAAACTAATATCTGAGCTTAATGGAATTGATTATAATGAAGATTTAAAAGCAATGTGGGGAATTGAAGAGGAATTTCAAACTTTTATTTCTCAATTAAAAAGCAAAATGAATAGTATAAGTGATATACACAATGAAATACCTCAAATACTTGATGATATAATAGATTACTTCAGTTTAATTAAATTTAAAAATTACTATCCAAAGTACTCAGTTGGAAACTTATTAAAAAATACTAGGGAAAAGTTTCATCAAAAAATATTAGAATCTTATATAGAACATGGAGAATGGGATAAAGCAATTCAAGATTTTTTAGGAGATTATAGTATACCTATTATGACTATTCATAAAAGTAAAGGATTAGAGTATGAATGTGTTTTCTTTATTGGTCTAGAAGATGATGCCTTTTGGAGCTTTAGAAGCCAATCTGATTCTGATATGAGAGCGTTTTTTGTTGCTTTATCTAGAGCAAAAAGTGAAGTTTATTTTACGTTTAGTGAAATACGGGAAATCATGAAGTATAGAAAATTACAAACAACGCATCAATCAAGATCTATAATTTCCTCGTTATATGGACTTTTAGTTACAGCTAACGTAGAAACAAAAAATCTCTAA
- the tnpB gene encoding IS66 family insertion sequence element accessory protein TnpB (TnpB, as the term is used for proteins encoded by IS66 family insertion elements, is considered an accessory protein, since TnpC, encoded by a neighboring gene, is a DDE family transposase.) has protein sequence MINQRSIDKVYLAKGSTDLRKSIDGLAAIVQESFQLDPFSPCLFVFCNRQRDKIKILHWEHNGFWLYYRRLEKGTFPWPEDSSSSPQMISHRQFRWLLDGLSIDQKSAHPKVTAQRVI, from the coding sequence ATGATCAATCAACGCTCCATTGATAAAGTCTACCTTGCAAAAGGGAGTACAGACTTACGAAAATCCATTGATGGACTTGCGGCTATCGTACAAGAAAGCTTTCAATTAGATCCCTTCTCCCCATGTCTATTTGTTTTCTGTAATAGACAACGAGATAAGATCAAAATCCTTCACTGGGAACATAATGGATTTTGGCTCTATTATCGCCGTTTAGAAAAAGGTACGTTCCCTTGGCCAGAAGATTCATCTTCTTCTCCGCAAATGATTAGCCACCGTCAGTTCCGTTGGTTACTTGACGGCCTTTCTATTGATCAAAAATCTGCACATCCAAAAGTTACCGCACAGCGAGTCATTTAA
- the tnpC gene encoding IS66 family transposase — protein MKTTETTSQPTTEELEERVSSLEEQNAELTAKIKWYEEQFRLSKQRQFGTSSEKTNADQLELPLFNEVEITADPSIEEPTVETITYERKKTKGQRDSKLENLPKEVIEYRLPEEDQVCLCCNGKLHEMSTEVRRELKVIPAEVKVIEHVQHVYACRRCERESTETPIVKASMPKSVFPKSLASPSAMAYIMNQKYVEGLPLYRQEQQFARLGIILSRQTLANWVLYGANTWLNLIYDRMYQYLMNLDIAHADETTLQVLREPDRPSTATSYLWLYRSGQEGHPIVLFDYQQTRASKHPRKFLSPFQGYLHVDGYAGYNGIPNIKLVGCWAHARRKFDEALKALPKEQQSKDVTAKEGLKFCNQLFAIEREIKDLSFSERHQVRLEKSRPLLDAFSAWLRMQTPKVLPKSALGQAIKYCRNQWDKLEAFLDDGRLEIDNNRSERSIKPFVIGRKNWIFANTPKGAKASAVTYSIVETAKENGLNPYQYLMHLFEELPNIDVSDEKAIDQLLPWSNSLPAHCRIQHDK, from the coding sequence ATGAAAACTACAGAAACCACCTCTCAACCTACAACTGAAGAATTAGAAGAACGTGTCTCATCACTTGAGGAACAAAACGCAGAGCTGACGGCAAAAATTAAATGGTATGAGGAACAATTCCGTCTTAGTAAGCAACGCCAATTTGGTACTTCAAGTGAGAAGACAAATGCTGATCAGTTAGAATTGCCTCTTTTTAATGAGGTAGAAATTACTGCTGACCCATCGATTGAAGAACCTACGGTTGAAACCATTACGTACGAACGTAAAAAAACCAAAGGTCAACGTGATAGTAAACTTGAGAACCTTCCGAAGGAAGTTATTGAGTATCGATTACCTGAAGAAGATCAGGTTTGTTTGTGCTGCAATGGAAAGCTACATGAAATGTCAACAGAAGTACGACGTGAATTAAAAGTCATCCCAGCGGAAGTGAAGGTCATTGAACATGTTCAACATGTTTATGCGTGTCGCCGTTGTGAACGTGAAAGCACTGAGACTCCTATTGTTAAAGCTTCTATGCCGAAATCTGTTTTTCCAAAGAGTCTTGCTTCGCCATCTGCGATGGCCTACATCATGAATCAAAAATATGTAGAAGGGCTTCCATTATACCGTCAAGAACAGCAATTTGCTCGTCTTGGTATCATTTTGTCACGCCAAACATTAGCTAATTGGGTTCTTTATGGTGCTAATACATGGTTAAACCTCATCTATGATCGAATGTATCAATATCTGATGAATCTTGATATTGCTCATGCTGACGAAACGACGCTGCAAGTGCTACGAGAGCCAGATCGTCCATCAACAGCTACCTCTTACTTATGGCTTTATCGTTCAGGACAGGAAGGCCATCCGATTGTATTGTTTGATTACCAGCAAACACGAGCAAGTAAACATCCTAGAAAGTTTTTATCTCCTTTCCAAGGATACTTACATGTAGATGGATATGCTGGATACAATGGAATTCCAAACATAAAGTTAGTTGGTTGTTGGGCACACGCTCGTCGAAAATTTGATGAAGCTTTAAAGGCTTTGCCTAAAGAACAACAGTCGAAAGATGTCACAGCCAAAGAAGGCTTGAAGTTCTGTAACCAACTATTTGCGATTGAACGAGAAATCAAAGATTTGTCGTTCTCTGAACGTCATCAAGTACGTCTAGAAAAAAGTCGACCACTTCTTGACGCTTTTTCAGCATGGCTTCGCATGCAAACGCCAAAAGTATTACCAAAGAGTGCACTAGGACAAGCGATCAAATACTGTCGAAATCAATGGGATAAGCTAGAGGCTTTCTTAGATGATGGCAGACTGGAAATTGATAATAATAGAAGTGAGAGATCCATTAAGCCGTTTGTGATTGGCAGAAAGAACTGGATTTTTGCCAACACTCCGAAAGGAGCAAAGGCAAGTGCTGTGACTTATAGTATTGTAGAAACTGCCAAAGAAAATGGCCTCAACCCTTATCAATACTTAATGCACTTGTTTGAGGAGCTTCCCAATATAGATGTGAGTGATGAAAAAGCCATTGATCAATTGCTTCCTTGGTCAAACAGTCTTCCGGCTCACTGTCGTATTCAACATGATAAGTAG
- a CDS encoding DEAD/DEAH box helicase: protein MLDVGEIVKGPFWSEIVEIKKCELIDDALYVVEAIGRQSSQFYETYLEDYQLEQLERLQQKTNTSFNKERLQHYLQYYVLRADEKYSESQARGNNKMMPLPHQIEAVYSRMLQSPQVRYLLADDPGAGKTIMSGMLLRELMGRDMVERVLILVPPLVLKQWQEELREKFSEDFVIVNRTLLNSAGDMNPFETHDKLLASLYWASREEVKNLILKANFDLVIVDEAHKMAAYTHGVKKKKVQRTKMFQLGETLLRHTEHCLLLTATPHKGDKENFRHLMSLIDHDIFSKLNSSESLFEKSNPFVIRRLKEAMVKFDGTPLFPKRTTKTLGFDLSKEEIELYEEVTEYVREHFNRAKQNNKPSVAFAMMLLQRRLSSSVEAIYLSLVRRKERLEEVMTQERKSHQLDIDPYEELSPEEQEELEMNVEGETDTLDLAELQLEIDVLSRLIRKTNQVRQSGTERKYMELERTLFGPDGLLAKGEKILIFTESKDTLYFLEQRLLGHVPEVTKIIGNYSMDKRREQVERFRNEAQVMLATDAGGESINLQFCNQMINYDIPWNPNRLEQRMGRIHRIGQKNEVFIFNLVATNTREGDVLTRLLTKLEMMREDLGQELVYDFIGDVLEEQSVDLSSLMEEAISGREHLDDIIARMEKTLSEEHKRLLELTKNERVDEQSFDLPGMRRAHHERTITSLPARVYGEFVVKQFETSRIRLNVSHDRKIARIERFPKNIREFARKQKIMINTEESTRFALQSGAQKEGIELIRSSEPVYKLSMTLAANEVQQIVLPVCLLIGNVTEPLTVELSEVRIVDGTGRELEQKLLLLAKRADGRRVTISPYLLFESELRLTNANISEQQGFKGEVIQQARKLLRSVQLKRDHYVNRKSMYLRKAFDEQMNTLQERLQQYESNNEDNRNSALINQTYTQIEDLEERSRERLDEMERERSIQLRPVKRLAQIRIEPLTETYPRLIPEDVYPLIKQYELENGRVNVTAQSAFGLIDFTSETPDGEIRLILVTTNINELLNHLRIEDYEHIRDSVYVYELDSDSIMADKSLSLLISESLF, encoded by the coding sequence ATGCTAGATGTTGGTGAAATAGTCAAAGGACCGTTCTGGTCTGAAATTGTAGAGATAAAAAAATGTGAGCTGATTGATGATGCTTTATATGTTGTTGAAGCAATTGGAAGACAGAGTAGTCAGTTCTATGAGACCTACCTCGAAGATTATCAACTAGAGCAATTAGAACGATTGCAACAAAAGACGAATACATCCTTTAATAAAGAACGTCTGCAGCATTATTTACAATATTATGTGCTACGAGCAGATGAGAAATATTCAGAGTCTCAGGCACGAGGTAATAATAAAATGATGCCACTACCTCACCAGATAGAAGCCGTTTACAGTCGGATGCTTCAATCACCGCAAGTTAGATATTTACTTGCGGATGATCCTGGTGCAGGGAAGACAATCATGTCCGGAATGCTTTTACGGGAATTAATGGGTCGTGACATGGTTGAACGTGTTCTAATTCTAGTGCCACCTCTTGTCTTAAAGCAGTGGCAGGAAGAGCTTCGTGAAAAGTTCTCAGAGGACTTTGTTATCGTCAATCGTACCCTTTTAAATAGCGCTGGTGACATGAATCCATTTGAAACACATGATAAGCTACTTGCCTCTCTCTATTGGGCTTCAAGAGAAGAGGTTAAGAACTTAATTTTAAAAGCAAACTTTGATCTGGTTATTGTAGATGAAGCACATAAAATGGCAGCCTATACTCATGGTGTGAAAAAGAAGAAGGTTCAAAGGACGAAAATGTTTCAATTAGGTGAGACGTTACTTCGCCATACGGAGCATTGCTTACTGCTAACTGCTACACCACATAAAGGAGACAAGGAAAACTTTCGCCATTTGATGAGTCTAATTGATCACGATATTTTTTCAAAGTTAAACAGTAGTGAGTCGTTATTTGAAAAGAGTAATCCTTTCGTTATTCGCCGATTAAAAGAGGCGATGGTAAAGTTTGACGGTACGCCGTTATTCCCTAAGCGAACAACGAAAACGCTTGGTTTCGACCTGAGTAAAGAGGAAATTGAATTGTATGAGGAGGTAACAGAGTATGTAAGGGAGCACTTTAACCGCGCAAAGCAAAATAATAAGCCGAGCGTGGCCTTTGCAATGATGCTTCTTCAACGACGCCTCAGTTCATCAGTAGAGGCGATTTATTTATCGTTAGTCCGAAGAAAAGAAAGATTAGAAGAAGTAATGACGCAAGAACGGAAGTCCCATCAGTTAGATATTGACCCGTATGAAGAATTGTCACCAGAAGAACAAGAGGAGCTTGAAATGAATGTAGAAGGGGAAACGGATACATTGGACCTAGCTGAACTCCAGCTGGAGATTGATGTACTTAGTCGTCTTATCAGGAAAACAAATCAAGTTCGTCAAAGTGGCACTGAACGGAAGTATATGGAATTAGAGCGAACATTGTTTGGACCAGATGGACTTCTAGCAAAAGGGGAAAAAATCCTAATTTTTACTGAATCAAAAGATACGCTATATTTCTTAGAGCAGCGACTTCTTGGACATGTACCAGAAGTGACGAAAATCATTGGAAACTACTCGATGGACAAACGACGGGAACAAGTAGAAAGATTTCGCAATGAGGCTCAAGTCATGTTGGCAACAGATGCAGGGGGAGAATCGATTAATCTCCAATTTTGTAACCAAATGATTAATTACGATATTCCTTGGAACCCTAACCGCTTAGAACAAAGGATGGGGCGTATTCATCGTATTGGACAAAAGAATGAAGTGTTTATTTTCAACTTAGTTGCAACTAATACAAGAGAGGGCGATGTTTTAACTCGCTTACTGACGAAGCTAGAGATGATGCGTGAAGACTTAGGACAAGAGCTTGTCTATGATTTTATTGGGGATGTCTTAGAAGAACAGTCTGTCGATTTATCCTCATTAATGGAAGAAGCCATTAGTGGACGAGAACACCTTGATGATATCATCGCACGTATGGAGAAGACGTTATCAGAAGAACATAAACGATTGTTAGAGCTAACCAAAAATGAACGGGTAGACGAGCAGAGTTTTGATTTACCAGGAATGAGAAGAGCACACCATGAACGCACAATTACGAGCTTGCCAGCAAGAGTCTATGGTGAATTTGTAGTTAAGCAATTTGAAACGTCTCGTATAAGGTTGAATGTATCTCACGACCGTAAAATAGCTAGAATTGAGCGATTTCCAAAAAACATTCGTGAATTTGCAAGGAAACAGAAAATCATGATTAATACTGAAGAGTCTACTCGCTTTGCCCTTCAATCAGGAGCACAAAAAGAAGGTATAGAATTAATAAGGAGCAGTGAGCCTGTCTACAAGTTGTCGATGACATTAGCAGCTAACGAAGTACAGCAAATTGTTTTGCCTGTCTGTCTACTTATTGGAAATGTGACTGAGCCTCTAACCGTCGAATTAAGTGAGGTACGTATCGTGGATGGAACAGGAAGAGAACTTGAGCAAAAGCTCTTATTGTTAGCAAAAAGAGCTGATGGTCGAAGAGTAACGATTAGCCCGTATCTTCTTTTTGAAAGTGAATTACGATTAACGAATGCAAATATTTCGGAACAACAGGGCTTTAAAGGAGAAGTGATTCAACAAGCAAGGAAGCTTCTTAGAAGTGTTCAACTAAAACGTGACCATTATGTAAACAGAAAAAGTATGTATTTACGTAAAGCTTTTGACGAGCAAATGAACACGCTTCAAGAGCGCCTGCAACAATACGAAAGTAACAACGAAGACAATCGAAATAGTGCATTAATTAACCAAACATACACTCAAATAGAAGATTTAGAAGAACGCAGCCGTGAACGCTTGGATGAAATGGAGCGAGAGCGTAGCATTCAGCTCCGTCCTGTTAAACGACTAGCTCAAATAAGAATTGAACCGCTAACAGAGACTTATCCAAGGCTGATCCCAGAAGATGTGTATCCACTTATCAAACAGTACGAGCTTGAAAATGGTAGGGTGAATGTAACTGCACAAAGTGCTTTTGGACTTATTGATTTTACATCAGAAACACCAGATGGGGAGATTCGTCTCATTCTAGTTACAACTAACATAAATGAGTTATTAAACCACCTTCGAATAGAGGACTATGAACATATAAGGGACAGTGTGTATGTATATGAGCTAGATAGCGATTCAATTATGGCCGATAAATCATTATCATTGTTAATTAGCGAGTCACTGTTTTAA
- the tnpA gene encoding IS66 family insertion sequence element accessory protein TnpA: MKRKEKHDLWKKRMEAYEASGETIPKWVSKQDDITEYQFHYWRKKIKEEGNSDSSDEVSRTWTSFDVPTFTTTSIEVRLDDLSVYIPENVSEEHLSRVLRVLRNG, from the coding sequence ATGAAACGTAAAGAAAAACACGATTTGTGGAAAAAACGCATGGAGGCATACGAAGCCAGCGGGGAGACGATCCCAAAATGGGTATCTAAACAAGATGACATTACAGAATATCAATTCCACTATTGGCGAAAGAAGATCAAGGAAGAAGGAAACTCAGATTCAAGTGATGAGGTAAGCCGCACCTGGACATCTTTTGATGTCCCTACCTTCACCACCACATCCATTGAAGTGAGACTAGATGATCTGTCTGTCTATATTCCTGAAAATGTGAGTGAAGAACATTTGTCTCGTGTACTACGCGTGTTGAGAAATGGATGA